In Paenarthrobacter sp. GOM3, a single window of DNA contains:
- the hrcA gene encoding heat-inducible transcriptional repressor HrcA — MSEPRKLEVLRAIVEDYVHSREPVGSKALVERHHLGVSSATIRNDMAVLEEEGLIAAPHTSAGRIPTDKGYRLFVDRISQVKPLSAAERRAIHSLLEGPDDVDDILERTVRLLSQLTNQVAVVQYPHSSRAVVRHVEFVLLAPKQVLVVLIADTGSVGQKVIDAGSDVANEALMLLRSRFLGSIAGTQLDLLPQVLPSVVALCPPELRGLAQTLAHGLQSLSDNSREERILMAGTANLARSNVDFPLSIGPVLEALEEQVVMLRLLSDMGDDPRGVTVSIGRENPYDGLAEASVVATGYGSGAKVGILGPTRMDYPTTMAAVRAVARYLSRILGG; from the coding sequence ATGAGTGAGCCACGCAAGTTGGAAGTGCTGCGTGCCATCGTTGAAGACTACGTGCATTCCCGGGAACCTGTTGGATCCAAGGCCCTAGTTGAGCGCCACCACCTCGGTGTTTCGAGTGCCACCATCCGCAATGACATGGCTGTCCTGGAAGAAGAGGGCCTCATCGCAGCGCCCCACACCAGCGCAGGTCGCATTCCCACGGACAAGGGCTACCGCCTGTTCGTGGACCGCATTTCCCAGGTCAAGCCACTCTCCGCGGCGGAACGCCGGGCCATCCATTCCCTCCTGGAGGGTCCGGATGATGTGGATGACATCCTGGAGCGGACCGTAAGGCTCCTTTCCCAGCTGACCAACCAGGTCGCCGTCGTGCAGTACCCGCACTCCAGCCGGGCGGTCGTCCGCCACGTCGAGTTCGTGTTGCTGGCACCCAAACAGGTCCTCGTCGTCCTCATCGCGGACACTGGCAGCGTAGGCCAGAAGGTCATTGATGCCGGATCCGATGTTGCCAACGAGGCATTGATGCTGCTGAGGTCGCGTTTCCTCGGCAGTATTGCCGGAACGCAACTGGACCTCCTTCCACAGGTGCTGCCATCGGTTGTAGCTCTCTGCCCACCCGAGCTTCGCGGCCTGGCACAGACCCTCGCCCACGGCTTGCAGTCACTGAGCGACAACAGCCGCGAAGAGCGCATTTTGATGGCGGGCACCGCCAACCTGGCCCGCTCCAACGTTGATTTCCCCTTGAGCATCGGCCCGGTGCTGGAAGCCCTTGAGGAACAAGTCGTCATGCTCCGGTTGTTGTCCGATATGGGCGATGATCCGCGCGGCGTGACAGTGAGCATTGGCCGGGAGAACCCGTACGACGGTTTGGCTGAGGCTTCCGTCGTGGCCACCGGTTACGGCTCCGGAGCCAAGGTTGGGATCCTTGGGCCCACCCGCATGGACTATCCCACCACCATGGCAGCAGTCCGGGCCGTGGCCAGATACCTTTCCCGCATTCTCGGCGGCTGA
- a CDS encoding DUF4870 domain-containing protein — protein MAENAPEEPGSAAGRPQYHGAPANALPLTAGEDRQWATLAHFGGILGCLPSLLIYLIFRDRGPFTAQESKEALNFTLPPTIAAVLANILVLLPVVGNVFAVIATGIWVALTCFSVSAGIRVNHGQPHRYKLNLRWIK, from the coding sequence GTGGCAGAGAACGCTCCTGAAGAACCGGGCAGCGCCGCAGGGCGGCCCCAGTACCATGGCGCGCCAGCCAATGCACTGCCCCTGACGGCCGGCGAAGACCGGCAATGGGCCACACTGGCGCACTTTGGCGGCATCCTTGGCTGCCTGCCTTCCCTGCTGATCTACCTGATCTTCCGGGACCGGGGACCCTTCACGGCACAGGAGTCCAAGGAAGCGCTGAACTTCACGCTTCCCCCGACCATCGCAGCGGTCCTGGCCAACATCCTCGTCCTGCTTCCGGTCGTGGGCAACGTCTTCGCCGTCATCGCGACCGGCATCTGGGTAGCACTCACGTGCTTCTCCGTCTCCGCGGGAATCCGCGTGAACCACGGCCAGCCGCACCGCTACAAACTCAACTTGCGCTGGATCAAGTAG
- a CDS encoding 16S rRNA (uracil(1498)-N(3))-methyltransferase: protein MSNPVFFTQAGNLSHLGPGSVFVLEGPEARHAVTVKRLAVGEQVDIADGAGARLTGTVSEVGSGTLAVTASDVVFEEQPAIRLVLVQALAKGDRDELAAETATELGIDAVVPWQSERSIVRWKGDRAAKAHAKWQSVVAAAAKQARRSHIPEVRPVVDTAALAKSVAAADLAIILHEDAKNPLRTVLEESGMPQGPDQGQPREVLLIVGPEGGISPREVTRLSDAGAVTALLGHHVLRSSTAGPAAVVLASDVLGRW, encoded by the coding sequence GTGAGCAACCCCGTCTTCTTCACCCAGGCCGGCAACCTCAGTCACCTGGGGCCCGGTTCTGTCTTCGTCCTGGAGGGTCCGGAGGCGCGCCACGCGGTCACCGTCAAACGCTTGGCCGTGGGCGAACAGGTGGACATCGCCGATGGCGCCGGCGCCCGGTTGACGGGCACGGTCTCCGAGGTTGGTTCGGGCACTTTGGCCGTGACGGCCTCGGACGTGGTCTTTGAGGAGCAACCAGCCATTCGCCTGGTCCTCGTCCAGGCGCTGGCCAAAGGGGACCGTGACGAACTTGCCGCCGAAACGGCCACTGAACTCGGCATCGACGCAGTGGTCCCGTGGCAGTCCGAACGCTCGATCGTCCGTTGGAAGGGTGACCGGGCCGCCAAGGCCCACGCCAAATGGCAGTCGGTGGTTGCCGCCGCCGCGAAGCAGGCCCGGAGATCGCACATCCCCGAGGTCCGCCCGGTCGTGGATACTGCGGCATTGGCGAAATCCGTCGCTGCCGCGGACCTGGCCATCATCCTTCACGAGGACGCCAAGAACCCCTTGCGGACCGTCCTGGAGGAATCGGGCATGCCGCAAGGTCCGGACCAAGGCCAACCCCGTGAGGTCCTCCTGATCGTTGGTCCTGAGGGCGGAATCTCACCGCGTGAGGTCACCCGGCTCAGTGACGCCGGGGCCGTTACGGCACTGTTGGGGCACCATGTCCTGCGGTCGTCGACGGCGGGACCAGCCGCCGTCGTTCTCGCCAGTGATGTCCTGGGTCGCTGGTAG
- the dnaJ gene encoding molecular chaperone DnaJ, whose protein sequence is MSSHYDVLGVSPEATGEEIKKAYRKLARKLHPDVNPGEDVAEQFKAVTHAYEVLSDPQKRRVYDATGNENGTENGFGGGYSGQGFAFQDIFDTFFGGGGGHGGPASRVRRGQDALISVRIDLKDAVFGVNKKLEVDTAVVCPTCDGSCCRPGTHPERCDICGGSGQVQRAVRSILGQVMTTAPCGSCEGFGTVIKDPCNECSGQGRIRSRRSLTIKVPAGVATGTRIQLSGQGEAGPAGGPAGDLYVEIRVNNDSMFMREGDDLHATLSVPMTAAALGTELQLDTFDGAQDIDVKAGTQSGEIITLRGLGVTHLRGYGRGDLKVHLHVETPTKLDAAQEELLQQLAKLRGEQFTEGKLVASGGMFAKLRDKLGNL, encoded by the coding sequence TTGAGCAGCCACTATGACGTTTTGGGAGTCTCGCCGGAAGCCACCGGGGAAGAGATCAAAAAGGCGTACCGCAAGTTGGCGCGGAAACTTCACCCGGACGTCAACCCCGGAGAAGATGTCGCGGAGCAGTTCAAGGCAGTGACCCACGCCTACGAGGTGTTGTCGGACCCGCAGAAGCGCCGTGTCTACGACGCCACCGGCAATGAAAACGGAACCGAAAACGGCTTCGGCGGCGGCTATTCCGGCCAGGGCTTCGCCTTCCAGGACATTTTCGACACCTTCTTTGGCGGCGGTGGCGGCCATGGCGGGCCGGCCTCCCGGGTCCGGCGTGGCCAGGACGCCCTGATCAGCGTACGCATCGACCTCAAGGACGCAGTATTCGGCGTCAACAAGAAGCTCGAAGTCGACACGGCCGTGGTTTGCCCCACCTGCGATGGCAGCTGCTGCCGCCCCGGTACCCATCCTGAACGCTGTGACATCTGCGGTGGCAGCGGCCAGGTCCAGCGGGCTGTCCGGTCCATCCTCGGCCAGGTCATGACCACGGCACCGTGTGGTTCCTGCGAGGGCTTCGGCACGGTCATCAAGGATCCCTGCAACGAATGCAGCGGACAGGGCCGCATCCGCAGCCGTCGTTCCCTCACCATCAAGGTTCCTGCCGGTGTAGCCACCGGCACCAGGATCCAGTTGTCCGGCCAAGGCGAAGCCGGTCCCGCGGGCGGTCCTGCCGGCGACCTTTACGTCGAAATCCGCGTCAACAACGATTCCATGTTCATGCGCGAAGGCGACGACCTGCACGCCACCCTGAGTGTGCCGATGACAGCCGCTGCCTTGGGCACCGAACTCCAGCTGGACACCTTCGACGGCGCGCAGGACATCGACGTCAAGGCGGGAACCCAGTCGGGCGAAATCATCACTCTTCGGGGCCTGGGCGTGACCCACCTTCGCGGCTACGGCCGAGGCGACCTCAAGGTGCACCTGCACGTGGAGACGCCGACAAAGCTCGATGCCGCCCAGGAAGAGCTGCTCCAGCAGCTCGCCAAACTGCGTGGAGAACAGTTCACCGAGGGAAAACTCGTTGCCAGCGGTGGCATGTTCGCCAAACTGCGGGACAAGCTCGGTAACCTGTAG
- a CDS encoding GerMN domain-containing protein, whose amino-acid sequence MVSVLLLTGCIADGAGSQVSSSSPSLSVQEAPASNAPLETTQASTKIPVYWIGRSKDEVYLYREFRDIDGDDNPVTTALRIMMAEKPLDHDFFTPWQQPSSLATSISGKNVITVDISRDAFNSNLDAVMAQRAVQQLVYTATAAASSSGLINSGQQIQVVILVDGHPDYMAFGQVKLGQPMARDASLVAPLWIIDPQEDVTLPPGAVKFNGRSTDSSKPIAWQILRDNGKGEKTGLLNGQAKPTGEPGQYGVFTFGATLKAGKYELRVSQVDAAGNVIDSSTDTRLFSVG is encoded by the coding sequence ATGGTGTCTGTCCTGCTGCTGACAGGATGCATCGCAGACGGGGCGGGAAGCCAGGTTTCGTCCAGCTCGCCTTCACTGTCCGTGCAGGAGGCCCCCGCAAGCAATGCTCCCCTGGAGACGACGCAGGCTTCGACGAAAATCCCGGTGTACTGGATCGGCCGCAGCAAGGACGAGGTCTACCTGTACCGCGAGTTCAGGGACATCGACGGGGACGACAACCCCGTGACCACCGCCCTGCGGATCATGATGGCGGAAAAACCACTGGACCATGATTTCTTCACGCCGTGGCAGCAACCAAGCAGCCTCGCTACATCAATATCCGGCAAGAACGTCATCACGGTGGACATCTCCCGTGACGCCTTCAATTCGAACCTCGATGCTGTCATGGCGCAACGGGCAGTTCAGCAGCTGGTCTACACGGCCACTGCCGCCGCTTCGTCGTCCGGCCTGATCAATTCCGGCCAGCAGATCCAGGTGGTCATCCTGGTGGACGGCCACCCCGACTACATGGCATTCGGGCAAGTGAAGCTGGGACAACCGATGGCGCGCGACGCCTCACTGGTGGCACCGCTGTGGATCATCGATCCACAGGAGGATGTCACCCTGCCGCCGGGCGCGGTGAAGTTCAATGGCCGCAGCACCGACAGTTCCAAACCCATCGCCTGGCAGATCCTGAGGGACAACGGCAAGGGCGAAAAAACGGGCTTGCTCAACGGCCAGGCCAAGCCCACGGGCGAGCCGGGCCAGTACGGCGTCTTTACTTTCGGCGCAACGCTGAAGGCCGGCAAGTACGAGCTGCGGGTGTCTCAGGTGGATGCCGCCGGCAACGTCATCGACTCCAGTACCGACACGCGACTGTTCAGCGTCGGCTAG
- the holA gene encoding DNA polymerase III subunit delta has translation MAAAQNNRAKTAAANNVSWREVTPASVVLVTGPEEYLGIRAMDRIRSHVRTATPDVELSRLNAGSYEAGSLAMTVTPSLFGEGKLIEIEGLEAMNDAFLADGLAYLRNPDQDVVLVLRHGGGVRGKKLLDAVKSAGWPVVDCQPLKKDADKTAFVVSEFKAGGRRIEGEAVQALVNAVGANLSELAAACSQLIADATTAVDAATVERYYGGRVEATAFKVADAAMAGNGPVALSTLRHALATGVDPVPLVAALAAKLRTLAKVAGANGSPATIARNLGMQPWLVEQAQRDVRRWTPEGLIRSIQVIAEADAQVKGLSRDPVYAVEHAVTVIATSASRR, from the coding sequence GTGGCTGCTGCCCAAAACAACCGGGCCAAAACCGCCGCGGCCAACAACGTCAGCTGGCGTGAGGTAACTCCGGCGTCCGTGGTTTTGGTCACGGGCCCCGAGGAGTATCTGGGCATTCGTGCCATGGACCGCATCCGGTCCCACGTGCGGACGGCTACGCCGGACGTGGAGTTAAGCCGGCTCAACGCTGGCTCCTATGAGGCTGGTTCGTTGGCAATGACCGTTACCCCGTCATTGTTCGGTGAAGGCAAGCTCATTGAAATTGAGGGCCTGGAAGCGATGAACGACGCCTTCCTCGCCGATGGCCTGGCATACCTGCGCAACCCGGACCAGGACGTCGTGCTGGTCCTCAGGCATGGGGGCGGCGTTCGTGGCAAGAAACTGCTCGACGCCGTCAAGTCGGCTGGGTGGCCAGTGGTGGACTGCCAGCCACTCAAAAAGGATGCCGACAAGACCGCCTTTGTGGTCTCCGAATTCAAGGCCGGGGGCCGGCGCATCGAGGGCGAAGCTGTCCAGGCCTTGGTCAACGCAGTGGGCGCCAACCTTTCCGAACTCGCCGCAGCCTGCAGCCAGCTGATTGCCGATGCCACCACTGCCGTGGATGCAGCAACTGTTGAGCGATATTACGGCGGAAGGGTGGAAGCCACTGCCTTCAAGGTTGCAGACGCGGCCATGGCCGGAAATGGTCCCGTGGCATTGTCAACGCTTCGGCACGCCTTGGCTACAGGAGTGGATCCTGTTCCCTTGGTGGCAGCCCTCGCGGCAAAGTTGCGTACCTTGGCCAAGGTGGCCGGTGCCAATGGCTCTCCGGCCACCATCGCCAGGAATTTGGGAATGCAGCCCTGGCTCGTGGAGCAGGCTCAACGGGATGTCCGACGATGGACCCCTGAGGGTCTCATCCGGTCTATTCAGGTCATCGCGGAAGCGGACGCACAGGTCAAAGGGCTGTCCCGTGACCCCGTGTACGCCGTGGAACACGCAGTGACGGTGATCGCCACGTCGGCCAGTCGACGCTGA
- the hemW gene encoding radical SAM family heme chaperone HemW: protein MPSVLPLGDPAPADGILPPQVLAGVEHRKFGLYVHIPFCAVRCGYCDFNTYTATELGGGASQDAYASTAISELDFAASALESSSLPARPLSTVFFGGGTPTLLPAEDLARILRAAVGMWGLEPGAEVTTEANPDSVTPESLKLLADAGFTRVSFGMQSAVPHVLKVLDRTHTPSRVPLVVQWARDAGLAVSLDLIYGTPGESMEDWRVSLETALSYAPDHISAYALIVEDGTKLAAQIRRGEVPGIDDDDHAAKYELADELISAAGMGWYEVSNWARSPDQACRHNLAYWRGDDWWGVGPGAHSHVGGVRWWNVKHPTAYASRLGAGSSPAAGRETLDTETREVERIMLEARLGTGLAVDAMDAVGRHAMAGLIADGLVDPVQAFKGRLVLTLKGRLLADAVVRRILPD, encoded by the coding sequence ATGCCCAGCGTCCTTCCTTTGGGCGACCCAGCACCTGCGGATGGCATTCTGCCTCCGCAGGTGCTGGCGGGCGTCGAGCACCGTAAGTTCGGGCTGTACGTCCATATCCCTTTTTGTGCCGTGCGTTGCGGCTATTGCGATTTCAATACCTACACTGCGACGGAACTGGGCGGTGGCGCCTCACAGGACGCTTATGCCAGCACCGCCATTTCGGAGCTCGACTTTGCCGCTTCGGCGCTCGAGTCTTCGTCGCTTCCTGCGCGTCCCCTGAGCACCGTCTTCTTCGGCGGCGGTACTCCCACCTTGCTGCCGGCCGAAGACCTGGCAAGAATCCTGCGGGCCGCCGTGGGGATGTGGGGGCTGGAGCCCGGCGCGGAAGTGACCACCGAAGCCAATCCTGATTCCGTCACGCCCGAATCGTTGAAGCTGCTGGCCGACGCCGGATTCACCCGGGTGTCTTTCGGCATGCAGTCCGCGGTCCCGCATGTCCTGAAAGTGCTGGACCGCACACACACGCCCAGCCGCGTTCCCTTGGTGGTGCAGTGGGCCCGCGACGCCGGGCTCGCCGTCAGCCTGGACCTCATTTATGGGACCCCGGGGGAGTCCATGGAGGACTGGAGGGTTTCCCTCGAAACGGCCTTGTCGTACGCCCCGGACCATATCAGCGCCTACGCCTTGATCGTTGAGGACGGCACCAAGCTTGCTGCCCAGATCCGGCGCGGCGAGGTGCCCGGCATCGACGACGACGATCATGCCGCCAAGTACGAACTCGCTGACGAACTGATCTCGGCGGCGGGAATGGGCTGGTACGAGGTCAGCAACTGGGCCCGCTCCCCGGACCAGGCATGCCGACACAACCTCGCCTACTGGCGTGGAGATGACTGGTGGGGCGTAGGCCCCGGAGCGCACTCCCATGTAGGTGGTGTGCGCTGGTGGAACGTCAAGCACCCCACTGCTTATGCATCACGGCTGGGAGCGGGAAGCTCGCCTGCGGCAGGCCGGGAGACGCTGGATACTGAAACGCGCGAGGTCGAACGCATCATGCTCGAGGCCCGCCTGGGCACGGGCCTGGCAGTGGATGCCATGGACGCCGTGGGCCGTCACGCCATGGCAGGTTTGATCGCGGACGGATTGGTGGACCCGGTCCAAGCATTCAAGGGCCGCCTGGTCCTGACCCTGAAGGGTCGCCTGCTGGCAGACGCAGTGGTCCGCAGGATACTCCCGGACTGA
- a CDS encoding DUF3097 domain-containing protein, whose amino-acid sequence MAFDNWGPQDLSAPAKRQLPEVTVQRGMVLEDVQSGWVGEVTRVEKTGGMHIVSLEDRRGKSKSFQLGYGFLLEGQPIRLMPPAARQPASAVQPGRTASGSVRVQGQRAQVAKASRIWVEGKHDAELVEKVWGDDLRVEGIVVEPLHGVDDLASAIADFNPGPDRRLGILVDHLVEGSKESRIAAEAMACPGAAGNVLIVGHPYVDVWQAIRPKVLGIEKWPTVPRGMDWKTGILRAFGWPHETAEDVGLGWQRLLGAVRSYADLEASLLGRVEEVIDFLTVP is encoded by the coding sequence TTGGCTTTCGACAACTGGGGTCCACAGGATCTGTCCGCTCCCGCCAAACGCCAACTCCCCGAGGTAACGGTGCAGCGGGGAATGGTCCTCGAAGACGTCCAGTCCGGCTGGGTGGGCGAAGTGACCAGGGTCGAGAAAACCGGCGGCATGCACATCGTGTCCCTGGAGGATAGGCGTGGAAAGTCCAAATCGTTCCAGTTGGGGTACGGCTTCCTGCTTGAAGGCCAGCCCATCCGACTGATGCCTCCAGCAGCCCGGCAGCCGGCGTCGGCCGTCCAACCGGGCCGAACAGCCTCCGGTTCCGTGAGGGTGCAAGGCCAGCGCGCACAGGTGGCCAAAGCCAGCCGCATCTGGGTGGAAGGAAAGCACGACGCCGAACTCGTCGAGAAGGTCTGGGGTGACGATCTTCGGGTGGAGGGGATCGTCGTTGAACCATTGCATGGCGTGGACGACCTCGCGTCAGCCATTGCGGACTTCAACCCCGGCCCGGACCGTCGGCTCGGGATCCTGGTGGACCACCTTGTTGAGGGGTCGAAAGAATCCCGCATCGCCGCCGAGGCCATGGCATGTCCGGGGGCCGCGGGAAACGTCCTCATTGTGGGACATCCTTACGTGGATGTGTGGCAGGCCATCAGGCCCAAGGTCCTGGGCATCGAGAAGTGGCCCACGGTTCCGCGCGGCATGGATTGGAAGACGGGCATCCTCCGTGCCTTCGGTTGGCCCCATGAGACCGCCGAGGACGTCGGATTGGGCTGGCAAAGGCTGCTCGGGGCCGTACGGAGCTACGCGGACCTTGAAGCATCCCTGCTGGGCCGCGTTGAGGAAGTCATCGACTTCCTGACAGTCCCGTGA
- the rpsT gene encoding 30S ribosomal protein S20: MANIKSQKKRILTNEKARLRNNAVKSELKTAIRAVNTAVESADKDAAGTALVAASRKLDKAVSKGVIHKNNAANRKSAISKKVNAL; this comes from the coding sequence GTGGCTAATATCAAGTCCCAGAAGAAGCGCATCCTCACCAACGAGAAGGCTCGCCTGCGCAACAACGCAGTCAAGTCCGAGCTGAAGACTGCCATCCGCGCCGTCAACACCGCCGTTGAGTCTGCTGACAAGGATGCTGCTGGAACTGCACTTGTTGCTGCCAGCCGCAAGCTGGACAAGGCTGTCAGCAAGGGCGTTATTCACAAGAACAACGCTGCAAACCGCAAGTCGGCGATCTCCAAGAAGGTCAACGCACTCTAA
- the lepA gene encoding translation elongation factor 4 → MSPMARTAPVPAATDPAIIRNFCIIAHIDHGKSTLADRMLQYTGVVQQRDMKAQYLDRMDIERERGITIKSQAVRMPWELDGTSYALNMIDTPGHVDFTYEVSRSLAACEGAVLLVDAAQGIEAQTLANLYLAMENNLTIIPVLNKIDLPAAQPEKYAAELANLIGGDPEDVLKVSGKTGVGVEALLDKIVRDLPAPVGDPDAPARAMIFDSVYDTYRGVVTYVRVVDGMLHPRERIQMMSTRATHELLEIGVSSPEPTPSKGLGVGEVGYLITGVKDVRQSKVGDTVTNLAKPASESLSGYADAKPMVFSGLYPLDGTDYPVLRDALEKLMLNDAALVYEPETSAALGFGFRVGFLGLLHLEITRERLEREYNLDLISTAPNVEYEVTLEDKKIVHVTNPSEYPTGKISEVREPMVSATILAPNEFVGSIMELCQSRRGQMKGMDYLSEDRVELRYWIPLAEIVFDFFDLLKSKTRGYASLDWKADGEQVADLVKVDILLQGEQVDAFSAITHRDKAYAYGVMMTGKLRELIPRQQFEVPIQAAIGSRIIARESIRAIRKDVLAKCYGGDITRKRKLLEKQKEGKKRMKMVGRVEVPQEAFIAALTTDESKDKAKK, encoded by the coding sequence GTGTCTCCCATGGCCCGCACCGCACCGGTGCCCGCCGCAACAGATCCGGCCATCATCCGGAACTTCTGCATCATTGCCCATATCGACCACGGTAAGTCCACCCTGGCCGACCGCATGCTGCAGTACACCGGCGTCGTTCAACAACGCGACATGAAGGCCCAGTATCTGGACCGTATGGACATCGAACGTGAGCGTGGCATCACCATCAAGTCCCAGGCTGTACGCATGCCTTGGGAGCTGGATGGCACCAGCTACGCCCTGAACATGATCGATACCCCCGGCCACGTGGACTTCACCTACGAGGTTTCGCGTTCCCTGGCCGCATGTGAAGGCGCGGTTCTCCTGGTCGACGCGGCACAGGGCATCGAGGCGCAGACCCTGGCAAACCTGTACTTGGCGATGGAAAACAACCTCACCATCATCCCCGTGCTGAACAAGATCGACCTCCCGGCGGCGCAGCCGGAGAAGTACGCTGCTGAGCTGGCAAACCTGATTGGCGGCGACCCGGAGGATGTCCTCAAGGTTTCCGGCAAGACGGGCGTGGGCGTAGAGGCACTGCTGGACAAAATTGTCCGGGACCTTCCGGCACCCGTGGGTGACCCGGACGCACCGGCCCGTGCCATGATTTTCGACTCCGTATACGACACCTACCGGGGCGTAGTGACCTACGTCCGGGTGGTTGATGGCATGTTGCACCCACGTGAGCGTATCCAGATGATGTCCACCCGAGCCACGCACGAGCTCCTGGAGATCGGCGTGAGTTCCCCGGAGCCAACTCCGTCCAAGGGTCTTGGCGTGGGTGAAGTGGGCTACCTGATCACTGGTGTGAAGGACGTCCGCCAGTCCAAGGTTGGCGATACTGTCACCAATTTGGCCAAACCTGCTTCGGAGTCCCTGAGCGGTTACGCGGACGCGAAACCCATGGTGTTCTCCGGGCTGTACCCGCTGGACGGCACCGATTATCCGGTGCTTCGCGATGCCCTCGAAAAGCTGATGCTCAACGACGCCGCACTCGTTTACGAGCCTGAGACGTCGGCTGCGCTGGGCTTCGGGTTCCGCGTTGGCTTCCTCGGACTGCTCCACCTGGAAATCACCCGGGAGCGCCTTGAGCGCGAGTACAACCTGGACCTCATTTCCACCGCCCCAAACGTGGAATATGAGGTAACGCTCGAGGACAAGAAAATTGTCCACGTGACGAACCCCAGTGAGTACCCCACCGGAAAGATTTCCGAGGTCCGCGAACCAATGGTTTCGGCCACCATCCTTGCGCCGAACGAGTTTGTCGGCTCCATCATGGAACTGTGCCAGAGCCGTCGTGGGCAGATGAAGGGCATGGACTACCTGTCCGAGGACCGCGTGGAGCTCCGTTACTGGATCCCGCTGGCTGAAATCGTGTTCGACTTCTTCGACCTCCTGAAGTCCAAGACCCGGGGCTACGCTTCGCTGGACTGGAAGGCCGACGGCGAGCAAGTCGCCGATCTCGTGAAGGTCGACATTCTGCTCCAGGGCGAGCAAGTGGATGCGTTCAGCGCCATCACACACCGTGACAAGGCGTACGCCTATGGCGTGATGATGACGGGCAAGCTCCGTGAGCTCATCCCGCGCCAGCAGTTTGAAGTGCCCATCCAGGCAGCCATCGGATCGCGCATCATTGCCCGTGAGAGCATCAGGGCCATCCGCAAGGACGTCCTTGCCAAGTGCTACGGCGGTGACATCACCCGTAAGCGCAAACTGCTGGAGAAGCAGAAGGAAGGCAAGAAGCGCATGAAGATGGTGGGCCGCGTGGAGGTGCCCCAGGAGGCGTTCATCGCCGCCCTGACCACCGACGAGTCCAAGGACAAGGCCAAGAAGTAA
- a CDS encoding type II toxin-antitoxin system PemK/MazF family toxin, with amino-acid sequence MAIDLRPLGKLILRSLRSLGGGNTKPATRPGPARTQTHAGGVGGSYPGDFRGPLRPKYSPKPDGQPDPGEIVWGWVPYEEDYSRGKDRPVLLVGDDGRWLLGLMLTSKDHDHGARADDYVDIGAGAWDRQGRPSEVKVDRVIRLDPGSIRREGAVLEKALFNEVSRALRAQHGAR; translated from the coding sequence ATGGCTATCGACTTGCGCCCCCTGGGCAAACTCATCCTGCGATCGCTCAGGTCATTGGGAGGCGGTAACACCAAACCAGCCACCCGCCCGGGCCCAGCAAGGACGCAGACCCATGCTGGCGGCGTCGGCGGCTCCTACCCCGGCGACTTCCGCGGGCCGCTCCGGCCCAAGTACTCCCCCAAACCGGATGGGCAGCCGGACCCTGGCGAGATCGTGTGGGGATGGGTGCCCTACGAAGAGGACTACAGCCGGGGCAAGGACCGCCCCGTGCTGCTTGTGGGCGATGACGGCAGGTGGCTCCTGGGCCTCATGCTGACGTCCAAGGACCACGACCACGGTGCCCGCGCCGACGACTACGTCGACATCGGCGCCGGGGCTTGGGACCGCCAGGGGCGACCGAGCGAAGTCAAAGTGGACCGCGTGATCCGGCTTGACCCGGGGTCCATCCGCCGGGAGGGCGCCGTGCTGGAAAAGGCCCTGTTCAACGAGGTGTCCCGGGCGCTCCGCGCGCAGCACGGCGCGCGTTGA